A genomic window from Candidatus Andeanibacterium colombiense includes:
- a CDS encoding S41 family peptidase has protein sequence MFRQINWVVLATVFASPIAAQTTSAASAPAGTFSPAPVAALDAAQRKEVVTAIGTALRQRYIFPDIGEQAASRLEDKAATGAYDSLSDPAAFAARLQADVAEVAHDKHLRVLSMNGPPMPPPGGGAMPRAEAGIVRADKFGGGIGYIEVLGFPAQPAFKPVIDRAMTALAESKALIFDIRRNGGGDPASVAYLTSFLVEPEKPIHLTDIVRRVANTTNFVSNNTLSSPTPVNFAGLPVFVLTSATTFSGGEAFAYDVQALRLGKVIGEVTGGGANPTGMVPLPYGLMAMVPFGRAENPVTKTNWEGRGVQPDVPAPAAEALNSALEQLGQPAVADVASASRQQVFTPRAIPLAGTEAAVRSLVPGLASGNPDYASMSSDFAEMTRQRLPQMQGMLASLGPIRSIEFAGPGDGGDAYDITFAHGRLVVGVILGPDGKIVGSMIRPGAAGG, from the coding sequence ATGTTCAGGCAAATTAACTGGGTTGTTTTAGCGACCGTCTTCGCGTCGCCAATCGCTGCACAGACAACATCGGCGGCGTCGGCGCCCGCGGGCACTTTCTCGCCGGCGCCCGTTGCGGCACTCGATGCCGCTCAGCGGAAAGAGGTCGTCACAGCTATCGGCACCGCGTTGCGGCAGAGATACATCTTCCCGGATATCGGCGAGCAGGCCGCATCCCGGCTCGAGGACAAGGCCGCAACCGGCGCATACGATAGCCTGTCCGATCCAGCGGCATTCGCGGCGCGGTTGCAGGCCGATGTGGCTGAGGTCGCGCACGACAAGCACTTGCGAGTCCTGTCGATGAATGGTCCTCCAATGCCTCCTCCCGGTGGCGGGGCGATGCCGCGGGCTGAAGCTGGAATCGTGCGAGCCGACAAGTTCGGCGGCGGGATCGGCTACATCGAAGTTCTCGGCTTCCCTGCGCAGCCGGCATTCAAGCCGGTGATAGATCGCGCGATGACGGCCCTGGCGGAGAGCAAGGCGCTAATCTTCGATATCCGTCGCAATGGCGGCGGCGATCCCGCTTCAGTTGCCTACCTGACCAGTTTCCTTGTCGAACCTGAAAAGCCCATCCACCTCACCGACATCGTGCGGCGAGTAGCGAACACGACGAATTTTGTGAGCAACAACACCCTGAGCAGTCCGACACCGGTGAATTTCGCCGGCCTGCCGGTGTTCGTGCTGACAAGCGCGACGACGTTCTCGGGCGGCGAGGCATTTGCATATGACGTGCAGGCGCTTCGACTTGGCAAGGTCATCGGCGAGGTGACCGGCGGAGGCGCTAACCCTACCGGCATGGTTCCTCTTCCGTATGGCTTGATGGCGATGGTGCCATTCGGCCGGGCGGAGAATCCAGTCACAAAGACCAACTGGGAGGGACGCGGGGTGCAACCCGATGTACCGGCTCCTGCTGCTGAGGCCTTGAACTCTGCGCTGGAGCAGCTTGGGCAGCCTGCAGTCGCGGACGTAGCCTCCGCCTCGCGACAGCAGGTCTTCACGCCGCGGGCCATTCCGCTTGCGGGTACAGAGGCAGCCGTGCGCTCGCTGGTGCCCGGGCTGGCGAGCGGTAATCCGGATTACGCCTCAATGAGTTCTGACTTTGCCGAAATGACCCGGCAACGCCTGCCACAGATGCAGGGTATGTTGGCTTCCCTAGGTCCGATCCGATCCATCGAGTTCGCGGGTCCCGGCGATGGTGGAGACGCGTATGACATTACCTTCGCCCACGGCAGGTTGGTCGTCGGCGTCATACTTGGACCTGATGGAAAGATTGTCGGGAGCATGATCCGTCCAGGCGCAGCAGGCGGCTAG
- a CDS encoding thiamine phosphate synthase produces the protein MSSRQSFPARWLVTDERNDAALDQALRRLPRGSGLIYRHYHLPDAERASRFLELKRIARARGMVVILADSALTAAEWGADGIYGAPRALYPCRDMLRLATAHSLREIGEANRLGADAVLLSPAFATRSHPGAPALGPVRFRLLAAHSRIPVIALGGMDQRAADRLNWPHWAAIDGLS, from the coding sequence ATGTCCTCGCGCCAGTCCTTCCCCGCCCGGTGGCTCGTTACCGACGAGCGCAACGACGCCGCGCTCGATCAGGCGCTGCGCCGGCTGCCGCGCGGTTCGGGGCTGATCTATCGCCATTATCACCTGCCCGATGCGGAACGCGCCTCGCGCTTCCTCGAACTGAAGCGGATCGCCCGCGCGCGCGGCATGGTGGTGATTCTCGCCGACAGCGCACTGACCGCGGCCGAATGGGGCGCGGACGGGATCTACGGCGCACCGCGCGCGCTCTATCCGTGCCGCGACATGCTGCGCCTCGCGACCGCGCATAGCCTGCGCGAGATCGGCGAGGCGAACCGGCTGGGCGCCGACGCGGTGCTGCTCTCGCCCGCCTTCGCGACCCGCTCGCATCCGGGAGCCCCGGCGTTAGGCCCGGTGCGGTTCCGCCTGCTTGCGGCGCATTCCCGCATCCCGGTGATCGCGCTCGGCGGGATGGACCAGCGCGCGGCCGACCGGCTGAACTGGCCGCATTGGGCGGCGATAGACGGCTTGAGTTAA
- a CDS encoding Lrp/AsnC family transcriptional regulator: protein MQNIGKLDRYDRALLSLLQEEALLTADELSKFVALSPSAIARRVRRLRDQRVIIADRAVVTDRIGPFLTAMVEVQLAYHGIAQLEPLFQKLSAMDEVQVIMDVAGSMDLVLIVAVRDLDAFNEFADVALAGDPAVRRYETRLIKRRRKFTTAWPIESG from the coding sequence ATGCAGAATATTGGCAAGCTAGACCGGTACGACCGCGCGCTCCTGAGCCTGCTGCAAGAGGAGGCGCTCCTCACTGCCGACGAGCTGTCGAAATTCGTCGCCCTGTCCCCGTCGGCTATCGCCCGCCGGGTCCGGCGGCTGCGCGACCAACGGGTCATCATCGCCGACCGGGCCGTGGTGACCGACAGGATCGGTCCCTTCCTCACGGCGATGGTCGAAGTGCAGCTCGCTTACCACGGGATCGCGCAGCTTGAGCCTCTGTTCCAGAAGCTCTCGGCGATGGACGAGGTCCAGGTGATCATGGACGTCGCCGGTTCAATGGACCTGGTGTTGATAGTTGCTGTTAGGGATCTCGACGCGTTCAATGAATTTGCCGACGTGGCTCTTGCGGGCGACCCCGCAGTGCGGCGCTACGAAACCCGCCTGATAAAGCGCCGCCGCAAGTTTACCACTGCCTGGCCCATCGAATCGGGCTAA
- a CDS encoding [protein-PII] uridylyltransferase, translated as MSTIKIPNQREVIDRRVLADAIAAQVREHGVQRARPGVVELLRQALAQGREELSRRLADHPSAGHEITAGHSFLIDQIIRVMHDHVVEHLYPAGNRTRGERLTIMAVGGYGRAEMAPHSDIDIAFITPGKQTPWCEQVIEAMLYLLWDLALKVGHSSRSIDEMVRMAKGDLTIRTAMLEGRYLWGDRELYEEASRRFFADVVAGTERQFVTEKLAERNERHKRLGDSRYVVEPNVKEGKGGLRDLQTLYWIGKYIHKVKSAAELVEVGLFTRAEYRAFRRAENFLLATRCHLHTITNRAEDRLTFDLQREVARRMQFADRPGKSAVERFMQYYFLQAKRVGSLSGIFLAQLDEQFQKKAPRGLLAGFRAKQRLHRGYPLFGGRIAAPGDEWFREDPVRLIEIFQIAEEEGFEIHPETMRIIARDAALIRESVRGDPRANALFLKVLTGRRDPETVLRWMNEAGVFGRFVPDFGRVNAQMQFDMYHHYTVDEHTIRAIGLMARIERGDLKADHPLATEIVQQIQSRNALYLSVLLHDIAKGRGGDHSVLGAEVALKLCPRFGLDENETELVAWLVRWHLLMSATAFKRDLSDPKAIGDFVAEIQSVERLRLLTLLTIVDIRAVGPGIWNSWKRQLLTQLYTAAEENLRLGHLANGRRHRVEAKRRDVAELLGAQARVMDELDDRFDDSYWIAEPEDIIALNLNQYAAAKRLEHRLSIHCEYYAARGATLVTVIADDHPGLFYRIAGAIHLAGGNIIDARIHTTRVGKAVDNFVVQDPLGRPFREESQLDRLKLSIEDALFNRIELVPQLAKRPLTHARAASFEVRPRVFIDNKASNRFTVIEVNARDRPALLNRLARSLFESRLMVNSAHITNYGERAADTFYVTDLLGEKVISADRLATIEEHLLAAATEDVPVVAEKVA; from the coding sequence GTGAGCACGATCAAGATTCCCAACCAGCGCGAGGTGATCGACCGGCGCGTGCTGGCCGACGCGATCGCCGCGCAAGTTCGGGAGCACGGCGTGCAGCGTGCGCGCCCGGGCGTGGTCGAATTGCTGCGCCAGGCTCTCGCGCAGGGCCGCGAGGAATTGTCGCGGCGCTTGGCCGACCATCCCTCCGCCGGGCATGAGATCACCGCGGGCCACTCGTTTCTGATCGACCAGATCATCCGCGTGATGCACGACCATGTGGTCGAGCATCTCTACCCGGCCGGCAACCGCACCAGGGGCGAACGGCTCACGATCATGGCCGTGGGCGGCTACGGCCGCGCCGAGATGGCGCCGCATTCGGACATCGACATCGCGTTCATCACGCCGGGCAAGCAGACCCCGTGGTGCGAGCAGGTGATCGAGGCGATGCTCTATCTGCTGTGGGATCTCGCGTTGAAGGTGGGCCATTCCAGCCGTTCGATCGACGAGATGGTACGCATGGCCAAGGGCGATCTGACGATCCGCACCGCGATGCTCGAAGGCCGCTATCTGTGGGGCGACCGCGAGCTCTACGAGGAAGCCAGCCGGCGGTTCTTCGCCGACGTGGTCGCCGGAACCGAGCGCCAGTTCGTGACCGAGAAGCTCGCCGAGCGCAACGAACGCCACAAGCGCCTCGGCGATAGCCGCTATGTCGTCGAGCCCAATGTGAAGGAAGGCAAGGGCGGGTTGCGCGATCTGCAGACGCTCTACTGGATCGGCAAATACATCCACAAGGTGAAGAGCGCGGCCGAGCTGGTCGAGGTCGGCCTGTTCACCCGCGCCGAATACCGCGCGTTCCGCCGGGCGGAGAACTTCCTGCTCGCGACCCGCTGCCATCTCCACACGATCACCAACCGCGCCGAGGACCGGCTGACCTTCGATCTCCAGCGCGAGGTCGCGCGGCGGATGCAGTTCGCCGACCGCCCGGGCAAGAGCGCGGTCGAGCGGTTCATGCAGTACTACTTCCTCCAGGCGAAGCGGGTCGGCAGCCTCTCGGGCATCTTCCTCGCCCAGCTGGACGAACAGTTCCAGAAGAAGGCCCCGCGCGGGCTGCTCGCCGGCTTCCGCGCGAAGCAGCGGCTGCATCGCGGCTATCCGCTGTTCGGCGGGCGAATCGCCGCGCCGGGCGACGAATGGTTCCGCGAGGATCCGGTGCGGCTGATCGAGATCTTCCAGATCGCCGAGGAGGAAGGGTTCGAGATCCATCCCGAGACGATGCGGATCATCGCCCGCGACGCCGCGCTGATCCGCGAAAGCGTGCGGGGCGATCCGCGCGCCAATGCGCTGTTCCTCAAGGTTCTGACCGGGCGGCGCGATCCCGAGACGGTGCTGCGCTGGATGAACGAGGCCGGCGTGTTCGGCCGCTTCGTGCCCGATTTCGGCCGGGTCAACGCGCAGATGCAGTTCGACATGTACCACCACTACACGGTCGACGAGCATACGATCCGCGCGATCGGGCTGATGGCCCGGATCGAGCGCGGCGACCTCAAGGCCGATCATCCGCTGGCGACCGAGATCGTCCAGCAGATCCAGTCGCGCAACGCGCTCTATCTCTCGGTGCTGCTGCACGACATCGCGAAGGGCCGCGGCGGCGATCATTCGGTGCTGGGCGCGGAAGTCGCGCTGAAACTGTGCCCCCGCTTCGGGCTGGACGAGAACGAGACCGAGCTGGTCGCGTGGCTGGTGCGGTGGCATCTGCTGATGAGCGCGACCGCATTCAAGCGCGATCTCTCCGATCCCAAGGCGATCGGCGATTTCGTGGCCGAGATCCAGAGCGTCGAACGCCTTCGCTTGCTCACGCTGCTGACGATCGTCGATATCCGCGCGGTCGGGCCGGGCATCTGGAACAGCTGGAAGCGGCAATTGCTGACCCAGCTTTATACGGCGGCGGAAGAGAATCTGCGGCTCGGCCATCTCGCTAACGGTCGCCGACACCGGGTCGAGGCGAAGCGGCGCGACGTCGCCGAATTGCTCGGCGCGCAGGCCCGGGTGATGGACGAGCTCGACGACCGCTTCGACGATTCCTACTGGATCGCCGAGCCGGAAGACATCATCGCGCTCAACCTCAACCAGTATGCCGCGGCCAAGCGGCTCGAGCACCGGCTGTCGATCCACTGCGAATATTACGCCGCGCGCGGGGCGACACTGGTGACGGTGATCGCCGACGACCATCCGGGGCTGTTCTACCGCATCGCCGGCGCGATTCATCTCGCCGGCGGCAACATCATCGATGCGCGCATCCACACCACGCGGGTGGGCAAGGCGGTCGACAATTTCGTGGTGCAGGATCCGCTCGGCCGCCCGTTCCGCGAGGAGAGTCAGCTCGACCGGCTCAAGCTGAGCATCGAGGATGCGCTGTTCAACCGCATCGAACTGGTCCCCCAGCTCGCCAAGCGCCCGCTGACCCATGCCCGCGCGGCGAGCTTCGAAGTGCGCCCGCGGGTGTTCATCGACAACAAGGCGTCGAACCGCTTCACCGTGATCGAGGTCAACGCGCGCGACCGCCCGGCGCTGCTCAACCGCCTCGCGCGCTCGCTGTTCGAAAGCCGGCTGATGGTGAACTCGGCCCACATCACCAATTACGGCGAACGCGCGGCCGATACGTTCTACGTCACCGATCTGCTGGGGGAAAAGGTGATCTCGGCGGACCGGCTGGCCACGATCGAGGAGCATTTGCTGGCGGCGGCGACCGAAGATGTGCCGGTGGTGGCGGAGAAGGTGGCTTAG
- the xth gene encoding exodeoxyribonuclease III, with the protein MKIATYNVNGVNGRLPVLLRWLELAEPDIVCLQELKAPQEKFPEAAIRDVGYDAVWHGQSRWNGVALLSRVGEIHETRRGLPGDPDDTQSRYIEAAINGVLVAGLYLPNGNPRPGPKFEFKLRWFERLRAHLHSLIDLDAPVIVAGDYNVIPTDLDVYAPERWRDDALFAPEVRAAFQHLLDDGWTDALRRLHSDEAIYTFWKYWRNSFERDAGLRIDHLLLNRPATDRLIAAEVDKRPRGWEKTSDHAPVWVELG; encoded by the coding sequence ATGAAGATCGCGACCTATAATGTGAACGGCGTCAACGGCCGCCTGCCGGTGCTGCTACGCTGGCTGGAGCTGGCCGAGCCCGACATCGTCTGCCTGCAGGAACTCAAGGCGCCGCAGGAAAAATTCCCGGAAGCGGCAATCCGCGACGTCGGCTATGACGCGGTGTGGCACGGCCAGAGCCGCTGGAACGGGGTCGCGCTGCTGAGCCGCGTGGGCGAAATCCACGAAACCCGGCGCGGGCTGCCGGGCGATCCGGACGATACCCAGAGCCGCTATATCGAAGCGGCGATCAACGGCGTGCTCGTGGCCGGGCTCTATCTGCCGAACGGCAATCCCCGGCCCGGCCCGAAGTTCGAGTTCAAATTGCGCTGGTTCGAGCGGCTGCGGGCGCATCTGCACAGCCTGATCGATCTCGACGCGCCGGTGATCGTGGCCGGCGACTATAATGTGATACCGACCGACCTCGACGTTTACGCGCCCGAACGCTGGCGCGACGACGCGCTGTTCGCGCCCGAGGTCAGGGCCGCCTTTCAGCACCTGCTGGACGACGGCTGGACCGACGCTCTGCGCCGGCTCCATTCGGACGAGGCGATCTACACCTTCTGGAAATACTGGCGCAATTCGTTCGAACGCGACGCCGGACTGCGGATCGACCACCTCCTGCTCAACCGCCCCGCCACCGATCGCCTGATCGCCGCCGAAGTCGATAAGCGACCGAGGGGGTGGGAGAAGACCAGCGACCATGCGCCGGTGTGGGTTGAGCTTGGGTAG
- a CDS encoding DNA translocase FtsK 4TM domain-containing protein, with protein sequence MASRAIAKAPPADWRATFRRSARRACDIGGALVLFAALAFLALALVSYHQTDPSPSTAAAGPALNWMGGAGAWVAERAFFLFGWSSLLLLPLLYAFASKLWRDADDEETLHGMRWWRTVAMLVFAMALFSIVLSLISDPSDWNLPAGFGGITGLLGERGVRALAALLPEAGRFWAIAGLWLVCLAAGAILAGRVFAVDWANLLTLPRLRAPALPKSDLLPFVSRRVKPEPRPEPRSEPRPDARQVHEPDLPPRRAPEIADPSAPPKPARIGAPKRQKDLFDEEYELPSLELLAEPPPAGPPKLDRAALQSNARLLENVLDDFNVKGEITAVRTGPVVTMYELEPAPGIKASRVIGLAEDIARNMSAISARVSAIPGRTVMGIELPNADRQTVALKELAASEAFAGHKGMLPIILGKDIAGEPIVADLAAMPHLLVAGTTGSGKSVGLNCILLSLLYRFTPRECRLILIDPKVLELKSYDDIPHLLAPVVTEPHKSIRALKWAVEEMERRYRMMSAIGARNLIGFNERITAAQAKGKPLGRRVQIGFDPDTGEELFEEEQLDYEVLPQIVLIVDELADLMVTVGKEIEVLIQRLSQKSRAAGIHLIMATQRPSVDVITGVIKANLPTRISFNVTSRIDSRTILGEQGAEQLLGKGDMLYKPNTGALTRVHGPFVSDEEVEAVADHWRKQGKPDYIDAVTEESEDSGFGFEDEFTASDNPEERKYRQACQIVFENQKASGSWLQRQMGVGYNTAAKWIERMEGDGLVGPANHVGRREIFRDRDGNSL encoded by the coding sequence ATGGCAAGCCGCGCAATCGCGAAAGCCCCGCCGGCCGACTGGCGCGCGACGTTTCGCCGTTCGGCGCGGCGCGCCTGCGATATCGGCGGTGCGCTGGTGCTGTTCGCGGCGCTGGCGTTCCTCGCGCTGGCGCTGGTTTCCTATCACCAGACCGATCCCTCGCCCTCGACCGCCGCGGCCGGCCCGGCGCTCAACTGGATGGGCGGCGCGGGCGCCTGGGTGGCCGAGCGGGCGTTCTTCCTGTTCGGCTGGTCGTCGCTGCTGCTCCTGCCGTTGCTCTATGCCTTCGCCAGCAAATTGTGGCGCGATGCGGACGACGAGGAAACCCTGCACGGCATGCGCTGGTGGCGCACCGTGGCTATGCTGGTGTTCGCGATGGCGCTGTTCTCGATCGTGCTGTCGCTGATCTCCGATCCGTCGGACTGGAACCTGCCCGCGGGCTTCGGCGGGATCACCGGCCTGCTGGGCGAGCGCGGGGTGCGCGCGCTGGCCGCGCTGCTGCCCGAGGCGGGGCGCTTCTGGGCGATCGCCGGCCTGTGGCTGGTGTGCCTCGCGGCCGGCGCGATCCTCGCCGGGCGGGTGTTCGCGGTCGATTGGGCGAATCTGCTGACCCTGCCGCGCCTGCGCGCGCCCGCTCTGCCGAAGTCCGATCTGCTCCCCTTCGTTTCCAGGCGCGTGAAGCCCGAGCCCCGACCGGAACCGCGCTCCGAACCGCGCCCCGATGCGCGTCAGGTGCACGAACCCGATCTGCCGCCACGCCGGGCGCCCGAGATCGCCGATCCGTCCGCGCCGCCCAAGCCTGCGCGGATCGGCGCGCCGAAGCGCCAGAAGGATCTGTTCGACGAGGAATACGAGCTGCCGAGCCTCGAGCTGCTGGCCGAGCCACCGCCCGCCGGCCCGCCCAAGCTCGACCGCGCGGCGCTGCAGAGCAATGCCCGCCTGCTCGAGAACGTGCTCGACGATTTCAACGTGAAGGGCGAGATCACCGCGGTCCGCACCGGGCCGGTCGTGACGATGTACGAGCTGGAACCCGCGCCCGGCATAAAGGCCAGCCGGGTGATCGGCCTGGCCGAGGATATCGCCCGCAACATGAGCGCGATCAGCGCGCGCGTTTCGGCGATTCCGGGGCGCACGGTGATGGGGATCGAACTGCCCAATGCCGACCGGCAGACGGTCGCGCTGAAGGAACTCGCCGCATCCGAAGCCTTCGCCGGGCACAAGGGCATGCTGCCGATCATCCTCGGCAAGGATATCGCGGGCGAGCCGATCGTCGCCGATCTGGCCGCGATGCCGCATCTGCTGGTCGCGGGAACCACCGGCTCGGGCAAGTCGGTCGGGCTCAACTGCATCCTGCTGTCGCTCCTCTACCGCTTCACCCCGCGCGAATGCCGCCTGATCCTGATCGATCCGAAGGTGCTCGAGCTGAAGAGCTACGACGACATCCCGCATCTGCTCGCCCCGGTGGTGACCGAGCCGCACAAATCGATCCGCGCGCTCAAATGGGCGGTCGAGGAAATGGAGCGCCGCTACCGGATGATGAGCGCGATCGGCGCGCGCAATCTGATCGGCTTCAACGAACGCATCACTGCCGCCCAGGCCAAGGGCAAGCCGCTCGGCAGGCGGGTGCAGATCGGCTTCGATCCGGACACGGGCGAGGAATTGTTCGAGGAAGAACAGCTCGATTACGAAGTGCTGCCGCAGATCGTGCTGATCGTCGACGAGCTGGCCGATCTGATGGTCACGGTCGGCAAGGAGATCGAAGTGCTGATCCAGCGCCTGAGCCAGAAGAGCCGCGCGGCTGGGATCCATCTGATCATGGCTACCCAGCGCCCGTCGGTCGACGTGATCACCGGCGTGATCAAGGCCAACCTCCCCACCCGGATCAGCTTCAACGTCACCAGCCGGATCGACAGCCGCACGATCCTCGGCGAACAGGGCGCCGAACAGCTGCTGGGCAAGGGCGATATGCTCTACAAGCCCAACACCGGCGCGCTGACCCGCGTCCACGGGCCCTTCGTCAGTGACGAGGAAGTCGAGGCGGTGGCCGACCATTGGCGCAAGCAGGGCAAGCCCGACTACATCGACGCGGTCACCGAAGAGAGCGAAGACAGCGGCTTCGGCTTCGAGGACGAATTCACCGCGAGCGACAATCCCGAGGAACGCAAATACCGCCAGGCCTGCCAGATCGTGTTCGAGAACCAGAAGGCCTCCGGCTCGTGGCTCCAGCGCCAGATGGGCGTCGGCTACAACACCGCCGCCAAATGGATCGAACGGATGGAAGGCGACGGGCTGGTCGGCCCGGCCAACCATGTCGGGCGGCGGGAGATCTTCCGGGATCGGGATGGCAATTCGCTTTGA
- a CDS encoding YggS family pyridoxal phosphate-dependent enzyme: MESAATPLADVNFRIARAAAIAGRNPADVTLIAISKAHPAEHIVPLIEAGQRVFGENRVQEAQDKWPTLKDRFPDLELHLVGQLQSNKADDAVALFDCIHSLDRSSLVGALAKAMDKAGRQVPLFVQVNIGAEEQKGGCAIPDLPALLAEAREAELPVAGLMCVPPLATEPAPFFAFLAKLADDHGLTQLSMGMSGDFETAVMLGATHVRVGSALFGARV, translated from the coding sequence ATGGAAAGCGCAGCAACTCCCCTCGCCGACGTGAACTTCCGCATCGCCCGGGCCGCGGCAATCGCCGGGCGCAATCCCGCCGACGTGACCCTGATCGCGATCTCCAAGGCCCATCCGGCCGAACATATCGTGCCGCTGATCGAAGCGGGCCAGCGGGTGTTCGGCGAGAACCGGGTGCAGGAAGCGCAAGACAAATGGCCCACGCTGAAGGACCGCTTCCCCGATCTCGAACTGCATCTGGTCGGCCAGCTCCAATCGAACAAGGCGGACGACGCGGTCGCATTGTTCGATTGCATTCACTCGCTCGACCGATCCTCGCTGGTCGGCGCGCTGGCGAAGGCGATGGACAAGGCCGGGCGGCAGGTCCCGCTGTTCGTCCAGGTCAATATCGGCGCCGAGGAGCAGAAGGGCGGCTGCGCGATTCCCGACCTGCCCGCCCTGCTCGCCGAAGCGCGCGAGGCGGAACTGCCGGTGGCCGGCCTGATGTGCGTCCCCCCGCTCGCCACCGAACCCGCGCCGTTCTTCGCGTTTCTGGCGAAGCTGGCGGACGATCACGGGCTCACCCAACTCAGCATGGGCATGAGCGGCGATTTCGAGACCGCAGTGATGCTTGGCGCAACCCATGTGCGGGTGGGCAGTGCATTGTTCGGGGCGCGGGTCTAG
- a CDS encoding M20/M25/M40 family metallo-hydrolase codes for MNRKYLAAAATVLALAALPSQPASADATDAQLTQIADQGLSHSEAMLNASELIDGIGPRLTNSENYDRAAQWAVAKFGHYGLSNVHLEAYDFGLGWNLDAWDARMVQPRAVVMRSIPVAWSQPTGGTLTAPVILAPMSKKEHLEKWRGKLAGKIVMVSLPGEASQSDKPPFRRYEDKDLAAMDAYDLPGDETMPYKEGNKGDLFPLELSRFLKQEGAVAMVRKAYRDNGLVFGEGYLYQPGNALALPFVELSAEDYRRLARLEIAGKPPVIALSVAARFNEQDLTADNVIADIPGSDPKAGYVMAGAHFDSWIAGDGATDDGIPSVLMIEAARIIQSLKVKPKRTIRFALWSGEEEAFTGSTAYIEQHLAHRPVAPNLSPLDYFAEWTGAFPIEKKPGYDELKAYFNLDNGAGKIRGIYAENNVGAGELLGKWLKPFASLGAGTVVMSRTGGTDHEYMQSIGLPGFEFIQDPLDYSSRVHHSNLDTLDHAPPDDVRQAATVLAAMLWQAANSDEVLPRPPLPTAPSKSDPFKVKDPDKE; via the coding sequence ATGAACCGAAAATACCTCGCCGCCGCCGCGACCGTGCTGGCGCTCGCCGCGCTGCCGTCGCAGCCTGCGTCGGCCGACGCGACCGATGCCCAGCTTACCCAGATCGCGGATCAGGGGCTCAGCCACAGCGAGGCGATGCTCAATGCGTCGGAACTGATCGACGGGATCGGCCCGCGCCTGACCAACTCGGAGAATTACGACCGCGCCGCGCAATGGGCAGTTGCCAAATTCGGCCATTACGGCCTCAGCAACGTCCATCTCGAAGCCTATGATTTCGGGCTCGGCTGGAACCTCGATGCGTGGGACGCGCGCATGGTGCAGCCGCGCGCGGTCGTGATGCGCTCGATCCCCGTCGCCTGGTCGCAGCCCACCGGCGGCACTCTGACTGCGCCGGTCATCCTCGCGCCGATGAGCAAGAAGGAGCATTTGGAGAAATGGCGCGGCAAGCTTGCCGGCAAGATCGTGATGGTCAGCCTGCCTGGCGAAGCGAGCCAGTCGGACAAGCCGCCGTTCCGCCGTTACGAGGACAAGGACCTCGCCGCGATGGACGCCTACGATCTCCCGGGCGACGAGACCATGCCTTACAAGGAAGGGAACAAGGGCGATCTGTTCCCGCTCGAACTGTCGCGCTTCCTCAAGCAGGAAGGAGCGGTCGCGATGGTCCGCAAAGCCTATCGCGACAATGGCCTGGTGTTCGGCGAAGGCTATCTCTACCAGCCCGGCAACGCACTGGCGCTGCCGTTCGTGGAGCTGAGCGCGGAGGATTACCGCCGGCTCGCGCGGCTCGAAATCGCGGGCAAGCCGCCAGTGATCGCACTGTCGGTCGCCGCGCGCTTCAACGAGCAGGATCTCACCGCCGACAATGTGATCGCGGATATTCCGGGCAGTGACCCGAAGGCCGGCTATGTGATGGCCGGCGCCCATTTCGACAGCTGGATCGCTGGCGACGGCGCGACCGACGACGGCATCCCGAGCGTTTTGATGATCGAGGCCGCGCGGATCATCCAAAGCCTGAAGGTAAAGCCGAAACGCACGATCCGCTTCGCGCTGTGGAGCGGCGAGGAAGAGGCGTTCACCGGATCGACCGCCTATATCGAGCAGCACCTCGCGCATCGCCCGGTCGCCCCGAACCTGAGCCCGCTCGACTATTTCGCCGAATGGACTGGCGCCTTCCCGATCGAGAAAAAGCCCGGCTACGACGAGCTCAAGGCCTATTTCAACCTCGACAACGGCGCGGGCAAGATTCGCGGGATTTACGCCGAGAACAATGTCGGCGCGGGCGAGCTGCTTGGCAAATGGCTCAAGCCGTTTGCCTCGCTGGGCGCGGGCACGGTTGTGATGAGCCGCACCGGCGGCACCGATCACGAATATATGCAGTCGATCGGCCTGCCGGGCTTCGAATTCATCCAGGACCCGCTCGATTACAGCAGCCGGGTCCACCATTCGAACCTCGACACGCTCGACCACGCCCCGCCCGACGACGTGCGCCAGGCGGCCACGGTGCTGGCGGCGATGCTGTGGCAGGCGGCGAATAGCGACGAAGTCCTCCCCCGCCCGCCGCTGCCGACCGCGCCGAGCAAGTCGGATCCGTTCAAGGTCAAGGATCCGGACAAGGAATAG